One region of Trichosurus vulpecula isolate mTriVul1 chromosome 1, mTriVul1.pri, whole genome shotgun sequence genomic DNA includes:
- the PLD6 gene encoding mitochondrial cardiolipin hydrolase, protein MWRLRWQTLGLTAVSVGLALETLGFLVGWLRQQRRRRHRSPRREVLFFPSQVTCTEALLQAQRQGGPPGAGAAAAPAVSGPEVRRSPGAAAGAAGSGAATATTAPAAAAAAGAAAASSCLCPLPHGESSLSRLLQYVLSARSSLELCLFAFSNPQLGRAVHLLHQQGVRIRVVTDCDYMALNGSQIGRLRKAGIQVRHDQGAGYMHHKFAIVDKKMLITGSLNWTTQAIQNNRENVLIVEDEEYVRLFLEEFERIWEEFNPVNYTFFPQRK, encoded by the exons ATGTGGCGGTTGCGCTGGCAGACGTTAGGCCTCACGGCTGTGAGCGTCGGCCTGGCTCTGGAGACGCTGGGCTTCCTGGTCGGCTGGCTGAGGCAGCAACGGCGCCGGCGACATCGGAGCCCGCGGCGGGAGGTGCTATTCTTCCCCTCGCAGGTGACCTGCACCGAGGCCCTGCTGCAGGCCCAGCGGCAGGGAGGCCCTCCCGGGGCGGGAGCGGCGGCGGCGCCCGCGGTCTCGGGGCCTGAGGTGCGGAGGTCGCCCGGCGCGGCCGCGGGGGCGGCGGGCTCGGGCGCGGCCACGGCCACAACGGCCCCGGCCGCGGCCGCGGcggcgggggcggcggcggcCTCGAGCTGCCTGTGCCCGCTCCCGCACGGGGAGAGCTCCCTGAGCCGCCTCCTGCAGTACGTGCTGTCGGCCCGCAGCAGCCTCGAGCTCTGCCTGTTCGCCTTCTCCAACCCCCAGCTGGGCCGCGCCGTGCACCTGCTGCACCAGCAGGGCGTGCGCATCCGCGTGGTCACCGACTGCGACTACATGGCCCTCAACGGCTCCCAGATCGGGCGCCTCCGCAAGGCAG GTATCCAGGTACGTCATGATCAAGGTGCTGGCTACATGCATCATAAATTTGCTATTGTAGATAAGAAGATGCTTATTACTGGCTCTCTCAACTGGACCACACAAGCCATTCAGAACAATAGAGAAAATGTTTTGATTGTGGAGGACGAAGAATATGTGAGACTTTTCTTGGAAGAATTTGAACGTATTTGGGAGGAGTTCAACCCCGTAAACTATACTTTTTTCCCTCAGAGAAAGTGA